One segment of Carya illinoinensis cultivar Pawnee chromosome 1, C.illinoinensisPawnee_v1, whole genome shotgun sequence DNA contains the following:
- the LOC122276346 gene encoding 3-isopropylmalate dehydratase large subunit, chloroplastic-like, whose protein sequence is MASSSIAFILNKKDLGFSTFSRQSVSSIPKCRRTISKKICSVTAPHQSERKPSTTGSVKTGMTMTEKILARASEKAQLSPGENVWVNIDVLMAHDVCGPGSIGIFKKEFGQKAKVWDREKIVVIPDHYLFTSDERANRNVDILRDFCVEQNIKYFYDIKDLSNFKANPDFKGVCHIALAQEGHCRPGEVLLGTDSHTCTAGAFGQFATGIGITDAGLVFGTGKLLLKVPPTLRFVMDGEMPNYLLAKDLILQIIGEISLSGATYKSMEFVGITVESLTMEERMTLCNMAIEAGAKNGVVPADSTTYKYLEDKTSVAYEPVYSDQQARFLSEYRFDVTKLEPLVAKPHSPDNRALARECKDVKIDRVYIGACTGGKTEDFIAAAKVFLASGKKVKVPTFLVPATQKVWMDVYGLQVPGSGGKTCSQIFEEAGCDTPASPTCGACMGGPRDTYARINEPMVCVSTTNRNFPGRMGHKEGQVYLASPYTAAASALTGYVTDPREFLQ, encoded by the exons ATGGCTTCCTCTAGCATTGCTTTTATCCTCAACAAG AAGGACTTGGGCTTCTCTACTTTTTCGAGGCAATCGGTATCTTCCATTCCGAAATGCAGGAGAACGATCTCCAAGAAAATTTGTTCGGTCACGGCACCGCATCAGTCGGAACGCAAACCTTCCACCACTGGCTCA GTGAAGACTGGGATGACGATGACCGAGAAGATTTTGGCCAGGGCTTCTGAGAAAGCCCAGTTGAGCCCCGGTGAGAATGTTTGGGTCAACATTGACGTCTTAATGGCCCATGATGTTTGTGGCCCCGGTTCGATTGGaatcttcaagaaagaattcgGACAGAAGGCCAAG GTTTGGGACCGAGAGAAGATTGTAGTAATACCTGACCATTACCTATTTACAAGTGACGAACGTGCAAACCGTAACGTGGATATATTGAGAGATTTCTGCGTAGAGCAAAACATCAAGTACTTTTATGATATCAAAGATCTCAGTAATTTTAAG GCCAACCCAGATTTCAAAGGTGTGTGCCATATTGCTCTTGCGCAAGAAGGTCATTGCAGGCCTGGAGAG GTCCTGCTGGGAACAGACTCTCACACTTGTACAGCTGGAGCATTTGGTCAGTTTGCCACTGGAATTGGCATCACTGATGCAGGTCTTGTGTTTGGCACTGGGAAGCTCCTGCTCAAG GTTCCCCCAACTCTGAGATTTGTAATGGATGGTGAGATGCCAAATTATTTGCTTGCAAAAGATTTGATTTTACAA ATTATTGGTGAAATATCTTTATCTGGTGCAACATATAAGTCTATGGAGTTTGTTGGCATAACTGTTGAAAGTTTAACT ATGGAAGAAAGGATGACATTATGTAACATGGCTATTGAAGCTGGTGCAAAGAATGGTGTTGTCCCTGCTGATAGCACTACATATAAGTACCTTGAG GATAAGACCTCTGTGGCATATGAACCAGTTTATAGTGATCAACAAGCAAG ATTTCTTTCTGAGTACAGATTTGATGTCACAAAACTGGAACCACTGGTAGCAAAG CCACATTCCCCTGATAATCGAGCTTTAGCAAGAGAATGCAAAGATGTGAAAATTGACAGAGTCTATATCGGAGCTTGTACGGGAGGAAAAACTGAGGATTTTATTGCTGCAGCCAAAGTTTTTCTAGCTTCA GGAAAAAAGGTCAAAGTCCCCACATTCCTCGTCCCTGCAACCCAAAAG GTTTGGATGGATGTTTATGGCCTCCAAGTACCGGGATCTGGTGGCAAGACTTGCTCCCAGATATTTGAAGAAGCTGGATGTGACACACCTGCCAGTCCTACTTGTGGTGCTTGTATGGGTGGCCCTAGAGACACTTATGCACGGATTAATGAACCTATG GTCTGTGTGTCAACAACAAACAGGAACTTCCCGGGCCGAATGGGACATAAAGAAGGCCAGGTATATCTTGCTTCCCCATATACCGCGGCAGCATCAGCTTTGACGGGCTATGTTACTGATCCCAGGGAATTCTTGCAATAG